A single Aggregatilinea lenta DNA region contains:
- a CDS encoding alpha/beta fold hydrolase — protein sequence MKRQLRGLKHRTIQLDLDLYRVRVPIKDVPGASLAVVDLWPEAVEQTIMFVHGYAGCAETWEYQVNHFARDYRVVVPDLRGHGQSDAPYTDYTMDEMLRDLQAVVDRLQLPEKFVLVGHSFGGSICVEYANAFPERLERLVLIATAGEYPLPRAVAFAYRVPTLFYRGLWKYRWRWNAELHVMQRMMLNNMRKWRGWPLLRSVRTPTLIIRGERDTYFPNFVYDDVAKLVPGAEVYDVGGAKHKVQIERHEAVNRVIERFIKGKRRSSWRGPTTRTALIEERPWLLNYHPETPYTIPIPRQPLYRFLESAANAVPKTNAILFYNRAIKYQQLNRQVNQLAHALRGLGVQPGDRVMIVLPNVPQMVVAYYAVLKAGGVVVLPYPDAEPEALAVQAGDTGAKVLVTLANFGALIEVMRAQAAIETVVLADLSGLVGPPLSTRLNAQWGSPVAADGEGLRAMADLMHGAPDYNPDIDVPGHHAAVVAYTGGATGTPIGVCLSHTNLVANALQTRHWIPGLNYGRESCLSVMPLAHSYGMTCGMNMPIALGSTMILLPEFDVEQVLDYVKSYRPTVLPGTPSMYLEISHAPRSRAYGLAAVKACLSMGAPLPVEVKEEFEKITRGQLIECYGLTEAGPLTHANPLSATRKAGSVGVPISNTRARIVDPATGAALPAGEVGELAVQGPQVMMGYWKADEPTPAQTTLEADGWLRTGDVGVMDVDGYFQVVGRKQDAIRVDGHVVYPRDVEEVLYENVKVQEAAVVSVRNGDGAPSLQAFVVPKPDTDLTTDELRNLCRRRLDAFAVPDDIVFRPNLPHSSIGRVIKPQLVVHHD from the coding sequence ATGAAGAGACAGCTCCGGGGCCTTAAACACCGCACGATCCAGCTCGACCTTGACCTGTACCGCGTCCGCGTGCCGATCAAAGACGTACCCGGCGCGTCGCTGGCGGTCGTGGATCTGTGGCCGGAGGCCGTCGAGCAGACGATCATGTTCGTGCATGGATACGCGGGCTGCGCCGAGACGTGGGAGTATCAGGTTAACCACTTCGCACGCGACTACCGCGTTGTCGTGCCGGATCTGCGCGGTCACGGGCAGAGCGATGCCCCCTACACCGACTACACCATGGACGAGATGCTGCGCGATCTGCAAGCGGTCGTGGATCGGCTGCAACTGCCGGAAAAATTCGTGCTGGTCGGGCACTCGTTCGGCGGCTCGATCTGCGTCGAGTACGCGAACGCCTTCCCCGAACGCCTGGAGCGTCTGGTGCTGATCGCCACCGCAGGCGAGTATCCGCTGCCGCGCGCGGTGGCGTTCGCCTATCGCGTGCCAACTTTGTTCTATCGCGGGCTGTGGAAATACCGCTGGCGCTGGAACGCCGAGCTGCACGTCATGCAGCGCATGATGCTGAACAACATGCGCAAGTGGCGCGGCTGGCCGCTGCTGCGCAGCGTGCGCACGCCGACGCTGATCATCCGGGGCGAGCGCGATACGTACTTCCCGAACTTCGTCTACGACGACGTGGCGAAGCTGGTGCCCGGCGCGGAAGTCTACGACGTGGGCGGGGCCAAGCACAAGGTCCAGATCGAGCGGCACGAGGCGGTTAACCGGGTCATCGAGCGCTTCATCAAGGGTAAGCGCCGCTCGTCGTGGCGCGGCCCCACCACGCGCACGGCGCTGATCGAGGAACGGCCCTGGCTGCTGAACTACCACCCGGAAACGCCGTACACCATCCCGATCCCGCGCCAGCCGCTGTATCGCTTCCTCGAAAGCGCAGCGAACGCCGTGCCCAAGACCAACGCGATCCTGTTCTATAACCGCGCGATCAAGTACCAGCAGCTCAACCGCCAGGTGAACCAGTTGGCGCACGCGCTGCGCGGGCTGGGGGTCCAGCCCGGCGACCGGGTGATGATCGTGCTGCCGAACGTGCCGCAGATGGTCGTCGCCTATTACGCCGTGCTCAAGGCGGGCGGTGTGGTCGTGCTGCCCTATCCCGACGCGGAGCCTGAGGCGCTGGCGGTGCAGGCAGGCGACACGGGCGCGAAGGTGTTGGTCACGCTGGCGAACTTCGGCGCGCTGATCGAGGTCATGCGCGCGCAGGCCGCCATCGAGACGGTCGTGTTGGCGGACCTGAGCGGGCTGGTCGGGCCGCCGCTGTCCACCCGGCTCAACGCGCAGTGGGGCAGTCCTGTAGCAGCGGACGGCGAGGGGCTGCGCGCGATGGCCGACCTGATGCACGGCGCGCCGGACTATAACCCGGACATCGATGTGCCCGGCCACCATGCCGCCGTGGTCGCCTACACCGGCGGTGCGACCGGGACTCCGATCGGCGTGTGCCTGTCGCACACCAATCTGGTGGCCAACGCGCTGCAAACCCGGCACTGGATTCCGGGCCTGAACTATGGCCGCGAGTCGTGCCTGTCGGTGATGCCGCTGGCGCACAGCTACGGCATGACGTGCGGCATGAATATGCCCATCGCGCTCGGCTCGACTATGATTCTGCTGCCCGAATTCGACGTGGAGCAGGTGCTCGATTACGTGAAATCGTACCGCCCGACCGTGCTGCCCGGCACGCCGTCGATGTATCTGGAGATCAGCCACGCGCCGCGCTCTCGCGCCTATGGGTTGGCGGCGGTGAAGGCGTGCCTGAGCATGGGCGCGCCGCTGCCGGTCGAGGTGAAGGAAGAGTTCGAGAAGATCACGCGCGGGCAGTTGATCGAGTGCTATGGCCTGACCGAAGCCGGGCCCCTGACCCATGCCAATCCACTGTCCGCCACGCGTAAGGCCGGGTCGGTGGGCGTGCCCATCTCCAACACCCGCGCGCGCATCGTCGATCCCGCCACGGGCGCGGCGCTGCCCGCCGGGGAGGTCGGGGAACTGGCCGTGCAGGGGCCGCAGGTGATGATGGGCTACTGGAAGGCGGACGAGCCGACGCCAGCACAGACGACGCTGGAAGCGGACGGCTGGTTGCGTACCGGCGATGTTGGCGTGATGGACGTGGACGGCTATTTCCAGGTGGTCGGGCGCAAACAGGACGCGATCCGGGTGGACGGGCACGTGGTCTACCCGCGCGATGTGGAAGAAGTGCTGTACGAGAACGTGAAGGTGCAAGAGGCGGCGGTCGTCAGCGTCAGGAACGGTGACGGCGCGCCATCGCTGCAGGCCTTCGTGGTGCCCAAGCCGGACACCGACCTGACCACGGATGAGCTGCGCAACCTGTGCCGCCGCCGTCTGGACGCGTTCGCCGTGCCGGACGACATCGTTTTCCGGCCCAACCTGCCGCACTCGTCCATTGGCCGCGTGATCAAGCCGCAGCTGGTGGTTCATCACGATTAG
- a CDS encoding insulinase family protein — MDTLHGFELIQEQDIPELDTHARLFRHQKTGAELLSLENDDENKSFGVAFSTPPADSTGVPHIMEHSVLCGSRKYPVKEPFVELLKGSLNTFLNAFTGSDKTMYPVASQNVQDFYNLIDVYLDAVLYPRITPQTLEQEGWHYELDDPGQPMTFKGVVFNEMKGAYSDPENVLGRFTQQALFPDTPYGHDSGGDPAVIPDLTYEQFKTFHDTYYHPTNARIVFWGDDDPDTRLRIVDDYLKDFDRLSTLDVTIPLQPRFAEPRSVTLPYDAGEDGADGRKAYLTVNWILADNSDTETTFALEILSHILLGTPASPLRKALIESGLGEDITGGGVDTDLRELTFSVGLKGIAPDGAGAVEALILDTLADVADNGLDRETVEASLNTIEFSLRERNTGSFPRGVLAFVQTLSTWSYGGDPLEPLAFEGPLSAIKARLDADPRLFEGLIRTYLLDNTHRVTLLLTPDETLRAQQDAAERTRLDAVRAAMSDEDVQRIIAETEALRLAQETPDSPEALATIPMLTLDDLDRENKLIPIETLTRHDTRVFYHDIFTNGIVYLDLGMNLYALPAEDLPFVKLFGRALLEMGTETQDYVRLAQRIGRTTGGIHPSILTSTVHPTREGTAWLFLRGKATTDKADELLAILHDVLLTVKLDNRERFRQIVLEEKARQEAKLAPAGHMVVYGRLKSHFHEADWAAEQMQGLDYLFSLRTLADRIDADWPGVLARLEGIRARLVRRAAMVANVTLDAGAWSAFEPALDGFLAGLPQEEVDLARWIPARDATNEGLIIPVQVNYVGKGANLYAQGHAFDGSLLVVNDYLQSTWLWEKVRVQGGAYGGFSAFDRNTGTFVFLSYRDPNLLDTLDIYDATGDYLRKLDLNDDELTKAIIGTIGQMDAYQLPDAKGYTSMIRALSGDTNERRQQMREQILGTTAADFKRFADLLDEVRTHGQVVVLGGQNAIEEANTARAGWLDVRKVL, encoded by the coding sequence ATGGACACTTTGCATGGCTTCGAGCTGATCCAGGAGCAGGACATCCCTGAGCTGGATACCCACGCGCGCCTGTTCCGCCACCAGAAGACCGGCGCGGAACTGCTTTCGCTGGAAAATGACGACGAGAACAAGTCATTCGGCGTCGCGTTCTCCACCCCGCCCGCCGACTCGACCGGCGTGCCGCACATCATGGAACATTCCGTCCTGTGCGGATCGCGTAAATACCCGGTCAAAGAGCCGTTTGTCGAGCTGTTGAAAGGCTCGCTGAACACGTTCCTGAACGCCTTCACCGGGTCCGACAAAACCATGTACCCGGTTGCCAGCCAGAACGTGCAGGATTTCTACAACCTGATCGACGTGTACCTGGACGCGGTCTTGTACCCGCGCATCACGCCGCAGACGCTGGAGCAGGAAGGCTGGCACTACGAACTGGACGATCCCGGCCAGCCGATGACGTTCAAGGGTGTGGTATTCAACGAAATGAAAGGGGCTTATTCCGACCCCGAAAACGTGTTGGGCCGCTTCACGCAGCAGGCGCTGTTCCCCGACACGCCCTACGGCCACGACTCCGGCGGCGACCCGGCAGTCATCCCGGATCTGACTTACGAGCAGTTCAAAACGTTCCACGACACGTACTACCATCCCACCAACGCGCGCATCGTGTTCTGGGGCGACGACGATCCCGACACGCGCCTGCGCATCGTGGACGACTACCTGAAGGACTTCGACCGCCTGAGCACGCTGGACGTGACGATCCCGCTGCAACCGCGCTTCGCGGAGCCGCGTTCCGTGACGCTGCCCTACGACGCGGGCGAAGACGGCGCGGACGGCAGAAAAGCATACCTGACCGTCAACTGGATCCTGGCCGACAACAGCGACACCGAAACGACCTTCGCGCTGGAAATTTTGAGCCACATCCTGCTGGGCACGCCCGCGTCGCCGCTGCGCAAAGCGCTGATCGAGTCCGGCCTGGGCGAAGACATCACCGGCGGCGGGGTGGATACTGATCTGCGCGAGCTGACGTTTTCGGTGGGCCTGAAGGGCATCGCGCCGGACGGTGCGGGGGCCGTCGAGGCGCTGATCCTGGATACGCTGGCGGATGTGGCCGACAACGGCCTGGACCGCGAGACGGTCGAGGCGTCGCTGAACACCATCGAGTTTTCGCTGCGCGAGCGCAACACGGGCAGCTTCCCGCGCGGCGTGCTGGCTTTCGTCCAGACGTTGAGCACCTGGAGCTACGGCGGCGATCCGCTGGAGCCGCTGGCCTTCGAGGGCCCCTTGAGCGCGATCAAGGCCCGGCTGGATGCCGATCCGCGTCTGTTCGAGGGGCTGATCCGTACGTACCTGCTCGACAACACGCACCGCGTGACGCTGCTGCTGACGCCCGACGAGACGCTGCGCGCCCAGCAGGACGCCGCCGAACGGACGCGCCTGGACGCCGTCCGTGCCGCCATGAGTGACGAGGACGTGCAGCGCATCATCGCGGAAACCGAAGCACTGCGGCTGGCGCAGGAAACGCCCGATTCGCCCGAAGCGCTGGCGACGATCCCCATGCTGACGCTGGACGATCTCGACCGCGAAAACAAGCTGATCCCTATCGAGACGCTGACCAGGCACGATACGCGCGTCTTTTACCACGATATCTTCACCAACGGGATCGTGTACCTCGACCTGGGCATGAATCTCTACGCGCTGCCCGCCGAGGATTTGCCGTTTGTGAAGCTGTTCGGGCGCGCGCTGCTCGAAATGGGCACCGAGACGCAGGACTACGTGCGGCTGGCGCAGCGCATCGGGCGCACGACGGGCGGCATTCACCCGTCGATCCTGACCTCCACGGTGCACCCCACGCGTGAGGGCACGGCGTGGCTGTTCCTGCGCGGCAAGGCGACCACCGACAAGGCCGACGAACTGCTGGCGATCCTGCATGACGTGCTGCTGACGGTCAAGCTCGACAACCGCGAGCGCTTCCGCCAGATCGTGCTCGAAGAGAAGGCGCGCCAGGAAGCGAAGCTGGCCCCCGCCGGGCACATGGTGGTTTACGGGCGTCTGAAGAGCCACTTCCATGAGGCCGACTGGGCTGCTGAGCAAATGCAGGGCCTGGACTACCTGTTCTCGCTGCGCACCCTGGCCGACCGCATCGACGCCGACTGGCCGGGCGTGCTGGCGCGGCTGGAAGGCATCCGCGCGCGGCTGGTGCGCCGGGCGGCGATGGTCGCCAACGTGACGCTGGACGCGGGTGCGTGGTCCGCCTTCGAACCGGCGCTCGATGGTTTCCTGGCGGGGCTGCCACAGGAAGAGGTCGATCTGGCGCGCTGGATACCCGCCCGCGACGCGACCAACGAGGGCCTGATCATTCCCGTACAGGTCAATTACGTGGGCAAGGGCGCGAATCTGTACGCCCAGGGGCACGCCTTCGACGGCTCGCTGCTGGTGGTCAACGACTACCTGCAAAGCACGTGGCTGTGGGAGAAAGTGCGCGTGCAGGGCGGCGCGTATGGCGGGTTCTCCGCGTTTGACCGGAACACGGGCACGTTCGTCTTCCTGTCGTACCGCGATCCGAACCTGCTGGATACGCTCGACATCTACGACGCGACGGGCGACTATCTGCGCAAGCTGGATCTGAACGACGACGAGCTGACGAAGGCGATCATCGGCACGATCGGGCAGATGGACGCTTACCAGCTTCCCGACGCGAAGGGCTACACGTCGATGATTCGCGCCCTCTCCGGCGATACCAACGAGCGCCGCCAGCAGATGCGCGAGCAGATCCTGGGCACGACCGCTGCGGATTTCAAACGCTTCGCGGATCTGCTGGACGAGGTGCGCACGCACGGGCAGGTCGTCGTGCTGGGCGGGCAGAACGCCATCGAGGAAGCGAACACCGCCCGCGCAGGCTGGCTCGACGTGCGCAAGGTGCTGTAA
- a CDS encoding cation-translocating P-type ATPase: MSEKIEERWYALPVEQALERLGTTPDSGLTEGQVVERQAEHGKNALPAGQGTSIWKLLLSQFTDVMVFVLIVAAVISFAIGDTKDSLVILAIVVLNAALGFFQEYQAEQALAALSAMQTPQVRVRRGGHVHEVSAEDLVPGDIVLLEAGDRIPADGRLVEAVNLQIEEAALTGESVASEKSVKPLHDNGTPPAVADRINMAYMGTAVTYGRGVLAVTDIGLKTQLGNIAAMLQRVEEGRTPLQDRLARMSVWLAGAALIITIMVFGAGVLRGEDLREMFLTAIGLAVAAIPEGLPAVITISLALGARRMVKRNALIRKLPAVETLGSVSVICTDKTGTLTRNEMTVTTIAVPGRDEEVRVSGVGYQPVGNFYSGEHQINAVNDDVLSRILKASALNTDAYVEQPEEDGPWSVVGDTTEGALLVAAEKAGWDRGALEKDLPRVAELPFSSERKAMTTIHQPTGRFATELFERAPYVSFTKGAPDQLVRWASEEVTPDGPTPLTPERSAAWSKQIERMASQGLRVIGIGYRPLEAVPEELDPEKVERDLTLLGLIGILDPPRSEATRAVKVAAEAGIRTVMITGDHKLTAVAIGKQLGIMQDEGRAITGADLDAMSDDELKQAVNDVSVYARVSPEHKLRVVKALQSHGQIVAMTGDGVNDAPALKQANIGVAMGITGTDVSQGASDMILTDDNFASIVAAVEEGRTIYDNIRKFIRYLLSTNAGEIFTMFAALVFGLRVPLLAIQILWINLVTDGLPAIALGFEPSEPNVMKRKPRPPRESIFAHGVGLHVVWVGTWLGIVTLLGYVWAIHHNGGDLLDPSESVLAIARTMAFSILALSQVFEVSAIHGGDASFFRVPLHRNKLLWGAVVLTAVLQMIAIYAPFANDVLSTVRLDASELVVAWLLAGSIFPAVEVEKAIRRRYYRTHPQT; the protein is encoded by the coding sequence ATGTCAGAGAAGATCGAGGAACGGTGGTATGCGCTCCCCGTCGAGCAGGCGCTGGAACGGCTGGGTACGACTCCCGACAGCGGCCTGACCGAGGGGCAGGTCGTCGAGCGGCAGGCGGAGCACGGCAAAAACGCGCTGCCAGCGGGCCAGGGCACGTCCATCTGGAAGCTGCTGCTGTCACAGTTCACGGACGTGATGGTGTTCGTGCTGATCGTGGCCGCCGTCATCTCGTTTGCGATTGGTGATACGAAGGACTCGCTCGTCATCCTGGCGATCGTCGTGCTGAACGCGGCGCTGGGCTTTTTCCAGGAATATCAGGCCGAGCAGGCGCTGGCCGCGCTGAGCGCGATGCAGACGCCGCAGGTGCGCGTCCGGCGCGGCGGTCACGTGCACGAGGTCAGCGCGGAGGATCTGGTCCCCGGCGACATCGTGCTGCTGGAAGCGGGCGACCGCATCCCCGCCGACGGGCGGCTGGTTGAGGCGGTGAACTTGCAAATCGAGGAAGCCGCGCTCACGGGTGAATCGGTCGCGTCCGAAAAATCGGTGAAGCCCCTGCACGACAACGGCACGCCGCCCGCCGTCGCGGACCGGATCAACATGGCCTACATGGGCACGGCGGTCACGTATGGACGCGGCGTACTGGCCGTGACCGATATCGGCCTCAAGACGCAGCTCGGCAACATCGCGGCGATGCTCCAGCGCGTGGAAGAAGGCCGTACCCCGCTGCAGGACCGGCTGGCGCGTATGAGCGTGTGGCTGGCAGGCGCGGCGCTGATCATCACGATCATGGTGTTTGGCGCGGGCGTGCTGCGCGGCGAAGACCTGCGCGAGATGTTCCTGACCGCCATCGGTCTCGCGGTGGCGGCCATCCCCGAAGGGCTGCCCGCCGTGATCACGATCTCGCTGGCCCTGGGCGCGCGGCGTATGGTTAAGCGCAACGCCCTGATCCGCAAGCTGCCCGCCGTGGAGACGCTCGGCTCCGTATCGGTGATCTGCACCGACAAAACCGGCACGCTGACTCGCAACGAGATGACCGTCACCACCATCGCGGTGCCGGGCCGCGACGAAGAAGTGCGCGTCAGCGGCGTGGGTTACCAGCCGGTCGGCAATTTCTATTCGGGCGAGCACCAGATCAACGCGGTCAACGACGACGTGCTATCGCGCATTCTGAAGGCATCCGCGCTGAACACCGACGCCTACGTCGAGCAGCCGGAAGAAGACGGCCCCTGGTCGGTGGTGGGCGACACGACCGAGGGCGCGCTGCTGGTCGCGGCGGAAAAAGCCGGGTGGGATCGCGGCGCGCTGGAGAAAGATCTGCCGCGCGTGGCCGAGCTGCCGTTTAGCTCCGAGCGCAAGGCCATGACGACCATTCACCAGCCGACCGGGCGCTTCGCCACCGAGTTGTTCGAGCGCGCGCCGTACGTGTCATTCACCAAGGGCGCGCCGGATCAGCTTGTGCGCTGGGCGTCCGAGGAGGTCACGCCGGACGGACCCACGCCGCTGACGCCGGAGCGCAGCGCGGCGTGGAGCAAGCAGATCGAGCGCATGGCGAGCCAGGGCCTGCGCGTCATCGGCATCGGTTACCGGCCCCTGGAGGCCGTGCCGGAGGAACTGGATCCTGAGAAGGTCGAGCGCGATCTGACGCTGCTGGGCCTGATCGGCATCCTCGACCCGCCCCGCAGCGAAGCCACACGTGCGGTGAAGGTCGCCGCGGAGGCGGGCATCCGCACGGTGATGATCACGGGCGACCACAAACTGACGGCGGTCGCCATCGGCAAACAGCTCGGGATCATGCAGGACGAGGGCCGCGCCATAACTGGGGCCGACCTGGACGCCATGAGCGACGACGAGCTGAAGCAGGCGGTCAACGACGTGTCCGTCTATGCGCGTGTCTCGCCGGAGCACAAGCTGCGCGTGGTGAAGGCGCTGCAATCGCACGGGCAGATCGTGGCGATGACCGGCGACGGCGTGAACGACGCGCCGGCTCTGAAGCAGGCTAACATCGGCGTGGCGATGGGCATCACCGGCACGGACGTGAGCCAGGGTGCATCGGACATGATCCTGACCGACGACAACTTCGCCAGCATCGTGGCGGCGGTCGAAGAGGGCCGCACGATCTACGACAATATCCGCAAGTTCATCCGCTATCTGCTGAGCACCAACGCGGGCGAGATTTTCACTATGTTTGCCGCGCTGGTCTTCGGGCTGCGCGTGCCGCTGCTGGCGATCCAGATCCTGTGGATCAATCTCGTCACGGACGGCCTGCCCGCCATTGCGCTGGGCTTCGAGCCGTCCGAGCCGAACGTCATGAAGCGCAAGCCGCGCCCCCCGCGCGAGAGCATCTTTGCGCATGGCGTCGGGCTGCACGTTGTCTGGGTCGGCACATGGCTGGGTATCGTCACGCTGCTCGGTTACGTGTGGGCGATCCACCACAACGGCGGCGACCTGCTCGATCCCAGCGAGAGTGTGCTGGCGATAGCGCGCACGATGGCGTTCTCCATCCTGGCGCTGTCGCAGGTGTTCGAGGTCTCGGCCATTCACGGCGGCGACGCGTCGTTCTTCCGCGTGCCGCTGCACCGTAACAAGCTGCTGTGGGGCGCGGTGGTCCTGACTGCCGTGCTGCAGATGATTGCCATCTACGCGCCGTTCGCTAACGACGTCCTGAGCACGGTCCGGCTGGACGCCTCCGAACTGGTCGTCGCGTGGCTGCTGGCGGGGTCGATCTTCCCGGCGGTGGAAGTCGAAAAGGCGATCCGGCGGCGCTATTACCGCACGCATCCGCAGACGTAA
- a CDS encoding class I SAM-dependent methyltransferase, producing the protein MIDYNARYATGYMEGFTDLYEAARLVAVREVLADRTLWPTPPGLIMDFACGQGRYFPFLKEAFPAARLLGVDISFVGVQKARAQFPDERYTVGMGEALPLANDAIDLIFSIETLEHVQDARATIDEWARVLKPGGQILFTTPCANRFSLEWILMALSGGFQPSADGYGRFRRDEPGHLRRLNTRHVADLFADAGLEVTRSRFRTHGFTTIAHDLIRPRSKRLAYRVALLDWRLLRRLPNGASMIVIGRKPL; encoded by the coding sequence ATGATCGACTACAACGCGCGCTACGCGACCGGGTATATGGAAGGCTTCACCGACCTGTACGAAGCGGCGCGGCTGGTCGCCGTGCGCGAGGTGCTGGCCGACCGGACGCTGTGGCCGACCCCGCCGGGGCTGATCATGGACTTCGCGTGCGGGCAGGGGCGCTATTTTCCGTTTCTGAAAGAAGCGTTTCCGGCGGCACGTTTACTCGGCGTGGATATTTCGTTCGTCGGCGTGCAGAAGGCGCGCGCGCAGTTCCCCGACGAGCGCTACACAGTCGGCATGGGCGAGGCACTGCCCCTGGCGAATGACGCGATCGACCTGATCTTCTCGATCGAGACGCTGGAGCACGTGCAGGATGCCCGCGCCACGATCGACGAGTGGGCGCGCGTGCTGAAGCCCGGCGGCCAGATCCTGTTTACCACGCCGTGCGCCAACCGGTTTTCGCTCGAATGGATTCTGATGGCGCTCAGCGGCGGGTTCCAGCCTTCCGCCGACGGCTACGGGCGCTTTCGGCGAGACGAGCCGGGCCATTTGCGCCGCCTGAACACGCGCCACGTCGCGGATCTGTTCGCGGACGCCGGGCTGGAGGTCACGCGCTCGCGCTTCCGCACGCACGGCTTCACGACCATCGCGCACGACCTGATCCGCCCGCGTTCCAAACGCCTCGCCTACCGCGTCGCGCTGCTGGACTGGCGGCTGCTGCGCCGCCTGCCCAATGGCGCGAGCATGATCGTCATTGGTCGCAAACCGCTCTAG
- a CDS encoding DUF4037 domain-containing protein gives MPDLSPSMQVPNPRLQALAEALAALPHVIAVARGGSAITGGADAHSDWDLYVISTAPVPVADRRALAERFAGPEYGRVEVGNPFWGPGDEWALREGGQPVDLIYWEAAWIEEQLARVLDRHEAWVGYTTCFWYTILHSEPLIDPSGWYARLQDKARQPYPEALRRAIIANNFPLLRQVRSSFRHQIESALARQDRVSLNHRTAALLASAFDVIFAANRVPHPGEKRLLDRAIRLCPALPHHLPVLVDELVEAVGAPWNHQPILARVDALVDSLEVMLIGQGLLGAGGEVLPPP, from the coding sequence ATGCCCGACCTTTCGCCATCCATGCAGGTGCCCAATCCCCGGTTGCAAGCGCTCGCGGAGGCGCTGGCCGCGCTGCCCCACGTGATTGCCGTGGCACGGGGCGGATCGGCAATCACGGGCGGCGCGGACGCGCACTCCGACTGGGATCTGTACGTGATCTCGACCGCGCCCGTTCCGGTGGCGGATCGCCGCGCGCTGGCCGAGCGGTTCGCCGGACCGGAGTATGGGCGTGTGGAGGTCGGCAACCCCTTCTGGGGGCCGGGCGACGAGTGGGCGCTGCGCGAGGGCGGTCAGCCCGTGGACCTGATTTACTGGGAAGCCGCATGGATCGAGGAACAGCTTGCGCGCGTGCTGGACCGGCACGAGGCCTGGGTCGGCTACACGACCTGCTTCTGGTACACGATTTTGCATTCCGAGCCGCTGATCGACCCGTCCGGTTGGTATGCCCGCCTGCAAGATAAGGCCCGCCAGCCCTACCCGGAAGCGCTGCGCCGCGCGATCATCGCCAACAATTTCCCGCTGCTGCGGCAGGTGCGGTCGTCGTTCCGCCACCAGATCGAGAGCGCGCTTGCCCGCCAGGACCGTGTGAGCCTCAACCACCGCACCGCCGCGCTGCTCGCCAGCGCCTTCGACGTGATCTTCGCGGCCAACCGCGTGCCGCATCCCGGCGAAAAGCGCCTGCTGGACCGGGCGATCCGGCTGTGCCCCGCGCTGCCGCATCACCTGCCGGTACTGGTGGACGAGCTGGTCGAGGCAGTCGGCGCGCCGTGGAATCACCAGCCGATTCTGGCGCGCGTCGATGCGCTGGTGGACAGCCTGGAAGTGATGCTCATCGGGCAGGGGCTGCTCGGTGCGGGTGGGGAGGTACTACCGCCGCCGTAA
- a CDS encoding patatin-like phospholipase family protein — MCAKIALVLGGGGSRGMSHLGVLEVLDREGIHVDLIVGTSMGAIVGTLYALGYEPAFLAERFGQLQLNTLLGVNLFSARARQRTVAAWLEEPLAGKTFADLKIPLVVTAVDMVHGREVELDEGPLIPALLASSAMPAVFPPVEHDDMHLADGGVIDSLATHVAAERGADKIIAVDIQPPLSEERIWGDPLYDIIGFGMPFGLFTSGPGGSPSMLASIWRSSRIMTWHLHQSRLDAHPPDVLMTPEVGGYGSLDFKDTEGPRQAGIAEAERHIEALRALASAREGE; from the coding sequence ATGTGCGCGAAGATCGCACTGGTATTGGGTGGCGGCGGCAGCCGTGGCATGTCGCACCTCGGCGTGCTGGAAGTGCTCGACCGCGAGGGCATCCATGTGGACCTGATCGTGGGTACAAGCATGGGAGCCATCGTCGGAACGCTGTACGCGCTCGGTTACGAACCGGCGTTCCTGGCGGAGCGCTTCGGGCAGCTTCAGTTGAATACCCTGTTGGGCGTGAATTTATTCAGCGCCCGCGCCCGCCAGCGGACCGTCGCGGCGTGGCTTGAGGAACCGCTGGCAGGCAAGACCTTCGCCGATCTGAAAATACCGTTGGTGGTGACGGCGGTGGACATGGTGCACGGGCGCGAGGTCGAGCTGGACGAGGGTCCGCTGATCCCGGCGCTGCTGGCGTCCAGCGCGATGCCCGCCGTCTTCCCGCCCGTCGAGCACGACGACATGCATCTGGCCGACGGCGGTGTGATCGACAGCCTGGCGACGCACGTCGCCGCCGAACGCGGCGCGGACAAGATCATCGCGGTTGATATCCAGCCGCCGCTGAGCGAGGAACGCATCTGGGGCGACCCGTTATACGACATCATCGGCTTCGGGATGCCGTTTGGGCTGTTTACCAGCGGTCCCGGCGGCTCGCCGAGTATGCTGGCGTCGATCTGGCGCTCGTCTCGGATCATGACATGGCACCTGCACCAGTCGCGGCTGGACGCGCATCCGCCGGATGTGCTGATGACGCCGGAGGTCGGGGGCTACGGCTCGCTCGACTTCAAGGATACGGAAGGGCCGCGTCAGGCCGGGATCGCAGAGGCAGAGCGGCACATCGAGGCGCTGCGGGCGCTCGCCTCCGCGCGTGAGGGCGAGTGA